From a single Fusobacterium ulcerans ATCC 49185 genomic region:
- a CDS encoding RrF2 family transcriptional regulator translates to MKVTKETYYAIKMLKYLSKAGNEKVVPAREISNNEIPFIFALRILSKLVDKGLLESFRGTKGGFRLKKDEISYYEIIKVIQPDFNTLKYMKNIKKNDELILEFKNIRNEIDESLKKMKITKINSSI, encoded by the coding sequence ATGAAAGTAACTAAAGAAACTTATTATGCAATCAAAATGCTTAAATATTTATCAAAAGCAGGGAATGAAAAAGTTGTTCCTGCTAGAGAAATAAGTAATAATGAAATTCCATTTATATTTGCTTTAAGGATATTATCTAAATTAGTTGATAAAGGATTGTTAGAATCTTTTAGAGGTACTAAAGGAGGATTTAGATTAAAAAAAGATGAAATAAGCTATTATGAAATAATAAAAGTTATCCAGCCTGATTTTAATACATTAAAGTACATGAAAAATATTAAAAAAAATGATGAATTAATTTTAGAATTTAAAAATATTCGAAATGAAATAGATGAATCATTGAAAAAAATGAAAATAACGAAGATAAATAGTTCTATTTAA